The genomic stretch TCACGCTCCCCGTCCTCCTGCTCGCCCTCTTCGTTCAGAAGCACATCGTGCGCGGTCTCACGCTGGGGGCGATGAAGGGCTGAGCGGACCAGCGCCCGCCGATCGCCGCCGCCGGCTCAGCCTCGGCGGCCGGGCTCCAGCGCCCTTGACTCTCGGTTCGCCGCGGCGTAGCCTGTTGTCAGAATTATGACTTTCAGAAAGTTTGATTTGTCAGCACAGAGGAGCATGAACGATGGCCCTCGTTAGAGTCAAGGATCGGTTCCAGGTCACGCTGCCCACGGTGCTGCGCCAGAAGGCCGGCCTGGTGGTGGGTGACCTGCTGGAGGCCACGGTGCGGGGGAAGACCATCACCTTGACCCCCCGGGTTGTCGTGGATCGCGAGCTCGCCAAGAGCCTCGCCGAATTCAAACGAGGGCGGTACATCGGTCCGTTCCGGACCGCCAAGTCGGCGGTGCGGGCGCTCCGACGCGCCGCTCGATGAAAGCGGCGTTCTCCCGCCGCTTCGTCCACCAGTACGCCGCGCTTCCAGAGGACCGGAAGGTCCGCTTCGACAAGCAACTGGCCTTCCTGCTGACCAACCTCCGCCATCCCTCGCTGCGGGCGAAGAAGTACGATGAAGCCCGCGACATTCAGAAGATTTACGGCATGGAGGGGGTCCAGCTTTCGCCGGGCGATGTGAAGGCGTTCCGCGACAAGACCCGGCTTGTCCACACGAAGTGGGCCGAGGAGATCGGAGTGGACCTGGTCCGCAGCGCGGGAAACATCGTGGAGAGCGCGAGGTAGCGGGGTCGTTTGAACGGCTTCGAGTCGCTCACGTGCGAAGACGGGCAGCGTGGAGGACGGCGATCACCGTCATCGAGTCCTTGATCTCGCCGCGCTCGACCATGCGCAGCACCTCGGCAAAGGGGAACTCGCGTCGCTCGATGAACTCCGTCGGGTCGGGCGAGCGCGACACCGGCCGCAGGTCGC from Candidatus Rokuibacteriota bacterium encodes the following:
- a CDS encoding AbrB/MazE/SpoVT family DNA-binding domain-containing protein, whose translation is MALVRVKDRFQVTLPTVLRQKAGLVVGDLLEATVRGKTITLTPRVVVDRELAKSLAEFKRGRYIGPFRTAKSAVRALRRAAR